A region of Flavobacterium album DNA encodes the following proteins:
- a CDS encoding HTTM domain-containing protein, translated as MLQQRFHTYLNTYTDAATLAFYRIAFGLMMFFSVVRFAMNGWINKFYITPGFHFTYYGFEWVKPIGIYTYLVFIVCGISALMVAFGYRYRLGIVLFFLSFTYIELMDKTTYLNHYYFISVISFVLIFLPANVFFSADAKRKPSLFSNTVPRYTVDILKVLLAIVYFYAGLAKLNSDWLVAAMPLKIWLTGNTHLPIIGPWLGREWVAYAFSYIGAVYDLFIVFLLLNRRTRLFGFTLVVVFHLLTRILFPIGVFPYVMIISSLVFFSPQFHRKVLAFIAKLFSKGKLQPTENLQHRAVANKPLALFLSLFILIQLLFPFRYLLYPGELFWTEEGFRFSWRVMLMEKAGYIQFKVTDSTTGKTVYVNNRDYLTAFQEKQMSFQPDFILEYAHFLHDLYARKGMADPKVYAESYVALNGRLSTLYINPDVNLAKEDESFAHKTWILPFNDTITGF; from the coding sequence ATGTTGCAGCAGCGTTTCCATACCTATTTAAACACCTATACCGATGCCGCTACCCTGGCTTTTTACCGGATAGCCTTTGGGTTGATGATGTTTTTTAGCGTTGTGCGCTTCGCAATGAACGGCTGGATCAATAAGTTTTATATTACCCCCGGATTTCATTTTACCTATTATGGCTTTGAATGGGTAAAGCCGATAGGCATATATACCTATCTGGTCTTTATAGTTTGCGGCATTTCAGCATTAATGGTGGCATTTGGTTACCGTTACCGGCTGGGTATCGTGCTGTTCTTCCTGAGCTTTACCTACATAGAGCTGATGGATAAGACCACCTATCTCAACCATTATTATTTCATATCGGTTATCAGCTTTGTCCTGATCTTTTTGCCTGCCAATGTGTTTTTTTCGGCGGATGCCAAAAGAAAACCTTCGCTTTTCAGTAATACCGTACCGCGCTACACGGTAGATATACTTAAGGTATTGCTCGCCATCGTTTACTTTTATGCCGGGCTGGCAAAACTAAACTCCGACTGGCTTGTGGCTGCCATGCCATTAAAAATATGGCTTACCGGCAATACGCATTTACCCATTATCGGGCCGTGGCTGGGCAGGGAATGGGTAGCCTATGCGTTTAGCTATATTGGCGCTGTATATGACCTTTTTATCGTTTTCCTGCTGCTCAACCGACGCACCCGTCTTTTCGGCTTCACATTGGTCGTGGTATTCCATTTGCTTACGCGTATCCTTTTCCCCATAGGCGTTTTCCCGTATGTAATGATCATTTCGTCGCTGGTATTCTTCAGCCCGCAGTTCCACCGAAAGGTACTGGCTTTCATCGCAAAATTATTTTCAAAAGGAAAACTTCAGCCAACAGAAAACTTACAACACAGGGCAGTAGCCAATAAACCCCTAGCATTATTCCTGTCATTATTTATATTGATACAGCTTTTATTCCCATTCCGCTACCTGCTGTATCCGGGCGAGCTCTTCTGGACGGAGGAAGGCTTCCGGTTTTCGTGGCGCGTAATGCTTATGGAAAAAGCCGGGTACATTCAGTTTAAAGTAACCGACAGCACCACCGGGAAAACGGTATATGTAAACAACCGCGACTACCTTACGGCCTTTCAGGAAAAACAAATGTCGTTCCAGCCCGATTTTATTTTGGAATATGCGCATTTTCTGCACGACCTTTACGCCCGCAAAGGGATGGCCGACCCAAAAGTGTATGCCGAAAGCTATGTGGCCCTCAATGGCCGCCTGAGCACCCTCTATATTAATCCTGATGTTAACCTTGCGAAAGAAGATGAATCATTTGCCCACAAAACCTGGATACTGCCATTTAATGATACGATCACTGGGTTTTAG
- a CDS encoding imelysin family protein, producing the protein MKKILVLSLAVLAAACSSSDNSNVNTGNYDRTALMTSWADNIIVPSFENYQAKANVLSAKATAFSAAPSQQGLDELRAAWLEAYLAFQHVGIFDDPKAFELHLIEGSNTYPADVAGINSNIASGTYNLSQPVNYAREGFPALDYMLYGVGNDDAAIIDYYSGNSNARTYVADLASHIKTVADSILADWNGGYRATFIAGTGTAVSAPINQTVNNFVKNLEKDVRTPKLGIPAGLFSNGTTFPNKVEAYYRNNVSHQLLTEAITASRDFFNGKYFGSETTGPGLKGYLDAINAVRDGQNLSAVINAKYDAALAAVAQLDNSFSNQITNDNSKMLAAYQAMQQLTVYEKLDMLQALNISIDYVDGDGD; encoded by the coding sequence ATGAAAAAGATACTTGTTCTTAGCCTTGCAGTATTGGCTGCTGCATGTTCGTCTTCCGACAATAGTAATGTAAATACAGGAAACTATGACCGTACAGCGCTGATGACCAGCTGGGCCGATAATATAATAGTACCATCATTCGAAAATTACCAGGCTAAGGCAAATGTCCTCAGTGCTAAGGCAACGGCTTTTTCTGCAGCCCCGTCACAGCAGGGCCTTGATGAGCTACGCGCTGCCTGGCTCGAAGCCTATCTTGCTTTCCAGCATGTGGGTATCTTTGACGACCCAAAAGCATTTGAGCTCCATCTGATAGAAGGCAGCAATACGTATCCTGCCGATGTAGCAGGCATCAACAGCAATATCGCGTCAGGCACTTACAACCTTTCGCAGCCGGTAAACTATGCGCGCGAAGGCTTTCCTGCACTGGATTATATGCTGTATGGCGTTGGCAATGATGATGCGGCCATCATCGATTATTACAGCGGGAATAGTAATGCACGTACCTATGTGGCCGACCTTGCTTCCCACATTAAAACTGTAGCCGATAGCATCCTTGCCGACTGGAATGGCGGTTACCGTGCTACTTTTATCGCCGGTACGGGTACAGCGGTCAGCGCCCCGATAAACCAGACGGTAAATAATTTTGTAAAGAACCTTGAGAAAGATGTGCGTACGCCTAAACTTGGCATACCTGCGGGGCTTTTCAGCAACGGGACTACATTTCCTAATAAAGTTGAGGCCTATTACAGGAACAACGTGAGCCACCAGCTGCTTACCGAGGCGATCACTGCTTCACGCGATTTCTTCAACGGAAAATATTTTGGTTCCGAAACCACAGGCCCGGGCCTCAAAGGCTACCTTGACGCTATTAATGCCGTTCGCGACGGGCAAAACCTCAGCGCTGTTATCAATGCGAAATACGATGCTGCCCTTGCCGCTGTTGCCCAGCTTGACAACAGCTTCAGCAACCAGATCACTAACGATAACAGCAAAATGCTTGCAGCCTACCAGGCGATGCAGCAACTGACCGTTTATGAAAAGCTGGATATGCTCCAGGCACTCAACATAAGCATCGATTATGTAGACGGTGACGGGGATTAA
- a CDS encoding imelysin family protein — translation MKKITFSLLLLAASGLVITACNNDDDNSGNSNVTKRQVIENYADIVAQNYQDALDDANDLEAAINDFTANPTQAKFDTAKAAWKTARESYGTTEAFRFANGPIDNDQDFDAPEPLMNAWPLDEAYIDYVNDSNSPDYGGGIINKPAIYPTITKQLLVDLNEGADEKSISTGYHAIEFLLWGQDLTAPAANQPGLRPYTDYVDGGTNSNQDRRRAYLNAAADLLTDHLTYLVNLWKVGGSYRNTFLALPEGTALQNIYLGIITLAASELPVERMSVALENADQEDEHSCFSDNTHRDIHLNLQGIINVYEGKYGNIDGASLADLVRQANNTQYQAIEMAISSATNDIAAISIPFDRAISGGPTSTEGAKVKTAYLQIISLSQELLAGATASGVVVNGID, via the coding sequence ATGAAAAAAATAACTTTCAGCTTACTTCTGCTCGCGGCTTCGGGCCTTGTTATAACCGCGTGTAATAATGATGATGATAATTCCGGCAACAGCAATGTTACCAAAAGGCAGGTCATAGAAAACTACGCCGATATCGTTGCACAAAATTACCAGGATGCCCTTGATGATGCCAACGACCTTGAGGCAGCCATCAACGATTTTACAGCCAACCCTACGCAGGCAAAATTCGATACTGCCAAAGCTGCATGGAAAACCGCACGTGAAAGCTATGGTACTACCGAGGCATTCCGTTTTGCAAACGGCCCGATAGACAACGACCAGGACTTTGATGCCCCTGAGCCACTAATGAACGCCTGGCCGCTTGACGAAGCTTATATTGATTATGTGAATGATAGCAACTCTCCTGATTACGGAGGTGGTATCATCAACAAACCGGCAATTTACCCTACGATAACAAAACAACTCTTGGTTGACCTTAACGAAGGTGCAGATGAAAAGAGCATCTCTACAGGCTACCACGCCATTGAATTTTTACTATGGGGCCAGGACCTTACTGCTCCTGCGGCCAACCAGCCGGGATTAAGGCCTTATACCGATTATGTTGACGGCGGCACTAATAGCAACCAGGACAGGAGAAGAGCCTACCTTAATGCGGCTGCCGACCTGCTTACCGACCACCTGACCTATCTTGTAAACCTTTGGAAAGTGGGCGGATCGTACAGGAATACTTTCCTTGCTTTACCTGAGGGAACAGCGCTACAGAACATTTACCTTGGCATCATTACGCTTGCGGCATCTGAATTGCCTGTAGAGCGTATGTCGGTTGCCCTCGAGAATGCCGACCAGGAAGATGAGCACTCCTGCTTTAGCGATAACACGCACCGTGACATCCACCTGAACCTACAAGGCATTATAAATGTGTATGAAGGCAAATACGGCAACATTGACGGCGCATCATTGGCCGACCTGGTAAGGCAGGCGAACAACACACAATACCAGGCTATCGAAATGGCTATCAGTTCAGCTACTAATGATATTGCGGCTATTTCTATCCCTTTCGACCGTGCGATAAGCGGTGGCCCTACAAGCACTGAAGGCGCTAAAGTAAAAACTGCGTACCTCCAGATCATTTCCCTTTCGCAGGAACTTCTTGCAGGCGCGACAGCCTCGGGAGTTGTGGTAAACGGCATTGACTAA
- a CDS encoding di-heme oxidoredictase family protein, whose product MKTLQLSVLILSCLLAISCNDEQGGYQTLTAEDGEQFSGGTSTVINATEEAFGFASATLTPDQSVDFGVGNSLFRQSWVTAPSSTTARDGLGPFFNAISCSSCHFKDGRGRPPAFDGEMGKGLLLRLNIPGMDEWGAGLPDPIYGHQLQDNALLGITPKGNYTITYQNINETLADGTVVTLQSPTYHINAPGYGPLGAGLLVSPRVANQVIGLGLLEAVPHTTYLNFADEADTNGDGISGRANYVYDKESNSIKMGLFGWKANQPSIKQQIAAAFLNDMGITSPVFPDEYAPTGFDISVIPNGGTPEIPDVAFNRVLLYSQTLSVPVRRNYDAQNVLRGKQLFTDLKCASCHIPKMQTGNDYPIAGLRNQTIRPYTDMLLHDMGPGLADGTPDFLATGSEWRTQPLWGIGLINTVNGHTQLLHDGRARNVTEAILWHGGEAQQSKEMFMELSTQERQDLLDFINSL is encoded by the coding sequence ATGAAAACGTTACAACTTTCCGTCCTTATATTATCCTGCCTCCTTGCAATATCATGCAATGACGAGCAGGGCGGCTACCAAACCCTTACTGCCGAAGATGGCGAACAGTTCAGCGGCGGTACATCTACAGTGATCAATGCTACCGAAGAAGCCTTTGGTTTTGCCTCGGCTACCCTGACACCGGACCAATCGGTTGATTTTGGCGTGGGGAACTCGCTTTTCAGGCAAAGCTGGGTAACGGCACCGTCGTCTACTACGGCGCGTGACGGGTTAGGCCCGTTTTTCAATGCGATATCCTGCAGCTCCTGCCACTTTAAGGACGGACGCGGACGTCCGCCTGCCTTTGATGGCGAAATGGGTAAAGGATTGCTTTTAAGGCTGAACATACCTGGAATGGATGAATGGGGTGCCGGGCTGCCCGACCCTATCTACGGACACCAGCTACAGGACAATGCATTGCTGGGCATTACCCCGAAAGGGAATTACACTATCACGTACCAAAATATTAATGAAACACTCGCGGACGGAACGGTGGTAACACTACAATCGCCAACCTACCACATCAATGCACCGGGCTACGGGCCCTTGGGGGCCGGCCTGCTTGTATCGCCCCGCGTGGCTAACCAGGTTATTGGGCTTGGCCTGCTTGAAGCTGTGCCGCACACTACCTACCTTAACTTTGCAGACGAAGCCGATACCAACGGCGATGGCATTTCGGGCAGGGCAAATTATGTATACGACAAAGAAAGCAACAGCATCAAAATGGGGCTTTTCGGGTGGAAGGCCAACCAGCCGAGCATAAAGCAGCAGATAGCAGCCGCATTCCTGAACGATATGGGCATTACCTCGCCTGTATTCCCTGACGAATATGCCCCGACAGGCTTTGACATCAGCGTCATACCTAACGGCGGCACGCCTGAAATACCCGATGTAGCCTTCAACCGTGTGCTACTGTATTCGCAAACACTATCGGTTCCCGTAAGGCGCAACTACGATGCGCAAAACGTGCTTCGTGGAAAGCAATTGTTTACCGACCTTAAATGTGCTTCCTGCCACATCCCTAAGATGCAGACAGGTAATGACTACCCTATCGCAGGCCTTCGCAACCAGACGATACGCCCATATACCGATATGCTCCTGCACGATATGGGACCCGGCCTTGCTGACGGAACCCCGGACTTTCTTGCCACGGGAAGCGAATGGCGTACCCAGCCGCTTTGGGGCATAGGGCTCATCAACACCGTGAACGGGCATACGCAACTGCTCCACGACGGGCGGGCGCGCAATGTTACCGAAGCCATACTTTGGCATGGCGGCGAGGCACAGCAATCGAAAGAGATGTTTATGGAACTCAGCACACAGGAACGGCAGGACCTGCTGGATTTTATAAATTCGCTTTAA
- a CDS encoding PEP/pyruvate-binding domain-containing protein, with the protein MERSVIKFNEAGIEDVTEVGSKNAALGDLYTNGATSGLHIPDGFAVTVGVFKQFMDHNNLEGSLQQLMERLDRTDFSNLSETGNAARRLIMDAKFPRAQEQEVTNAYAALFPLKNGDVAVRSSVFAKGHQYFFPEGLHESHLNIRGPLALIYAIKCCYASLYSNRAIKFREMHGIPHGSVQLSIGIQCMVRAGTGCSGIGYTSHTVPRFPDAVRLTANWGLGQNTLPETWDEYIIPKTLQNAGYGILKTIGTKSRMTVYKDISAGTNSILTVITPPELREKAVLDDAGILELARMAILLEAHYSYPVVFEWANDGEENLFYITGIRPAVTGSCDSNNMNAAPLPERRDIA; encoded by the coding sequence ATGGAACGATCTGTAATAAAATTCAATGAGGCCGGAATAGAGGATGTTACGGAAGTCGGAAGTAAAAATGCGGCTTTGGGCGACCTTTACACTAATGGTGCCACTTCAGGCCTGCATATTCCCGATGGCTTTGCGGTAACGGTTGGCGTTTTTAAGCAATTCATGGATCATAACAATCTTGAGGGATCGTTGCAACAGCTTATGGAACGGCTGGACAGGACGGATTTTTCAAACCTTAGTGAAACCGGTAATGCCGCCCGCAGGCTTATCATGGATGCTAAATTCCCAAGGGCACAGGAACAGGAGGTTACAAATGCCTACGCCGCCCTTTTCCCTTTAAAAAATGGCGATGTGGCAGTACGCAGCAGTGTATTTGCAAAAGGGCATCAATATTTTTTCCCTGAAGGGCTGCATGAGTCGCACCTCAATATCAGGGGGCCGCTTGCACTCATTTATGCCATAAAATGTTGCTATGCCTCGCTATACAGTAACAGGGCCATCAAATTCAGGGAAATGCACGGCATACCGCATGGTTCCGTACAGCTTTCTATAGGTATACAGTGCATGGTACGCGCCGGTACAGGATGTTCCGGCATTGGCTACACATCGCATACTGTTCCCCGTTTTCCAGATGCAGTGCGCCTTACTGCCAACTGGGGGCTTGGCCAAAACACCCTGCCGGAAACCTGGGACGAATACATTATCCCTAAGACATTACAGAATGCAGGATACGGTATACTGAAAACCATAGGCACCAAAAGCAGGATGACGGTGTATAAAGATATCTCTGCCGGTACCAACTCTATACTGACCGTTATTACCCCTCCTGAACTGCGCGAAAAAGCCGTGCTTGATGATGCAGGGATATTGGAACTCGCACGGATGGCAATATTGCTGGAAGCGCACTACAGTTATCCTGTAGTATTTGAATGGGCCAACGATGGGGAGGAAAACCTGTTTTATATTACCGGCATACGACCTGCTGTAACGGGCAGCTGCGACAGTAACAACATGAACGCTGCACCGCTTCCGGAAAGACGGGATATTGCTTAA